AGGGGTCGTTTCATCATGTTGCCTCTTCACTCACCTTGCTTTACGGCCGTTGCCGGCGCAACGGAATTGATCTTCCACCGATCACGCATCGTTGATGGATTGCAAGCGCTCGATGAGCCACATGCCAATGAGCCACATGCCAATGAGACACATGGTTGAAGGACAATGACGACAAGGCGATGGCAACTGGCGCATGGGCGCCATCTCGACCTTGGCGAGAAAGCTATTGTGGTCGGCATTCTCAACGTCACGCCGGACAGTTTTTCCGACGGCGGGCTGTTCATCACACATGATCAGGCGGTGGTTCAGGCGCACCGCATGGTCGAAGAGGGGGCCGCCGTCATCGATATCGGCGGGGAATCGACACGCCCCGGCGCCTCTCCCGTAGCGCCTGAAGAAGAGCAGGCCCGCATCCTGCCGGTGATTGCAGCACTTGCCGGTTCAGGCGAAGCCCTGATGTCGGTCGACACCTATCGCGAGGAAACCGCGCGCCTCGCCGTCGCCGCCGGTGCGCATATCGTCAACGATGTCTGGGGCTTGCAGCGTGAACCCGGCATCGCCCGCGTCGCCGCCGAGACCGGCGCCGGACTGGTCATCATGCATACCGGGCGCGAGCGGCAAAAACTGCCCGACGTCATCGCCGACCAGTTTTTGTTCCTCAAGGCTTCGCTGGAAATCGCCAGGCGCAGCGGCGTTGCGGACGATCATATCGTACTCGATGCCGGCTTCGGCTTCGCCAAGGAGACGGCTGAGGAAAACCTCGACCTGATGGCGCGGTTTTCCGAGCTTAAGGAGCTCGGTTTTCCCTTGATGGCCGGCACGTCCAGAAAACGCTTCATCGGCACCGTCACCGGCCGCGAAGCCGGCGCGCGCGCCGCCGGGACGGCAGCCACCAGTGTCATTCTGAGGCTGAAGGGCGCCGATCTGTTTCGCGTTCACGATGTCGCAATCAACATGGACGCACTGGCCGTCGCCGATGCTATGCTGGCGCGTGAAAAGCCAGGACGCTGAGCCCAGGACACCAAGAAATGCCAGGACACTAAGAAATGCCAGGACACTAAGAAATGTACGTCATCCGCATGAAGAACTGCGCCTTCTTTGCCCGGCACGGCGTGCTGGATGAGGAAGAGGCGCTTGGCCAGCGTTTTTATGTCGATGCCGAGTTGACGGTCGAGCCCAGCCGCCCACTGGAGGATGATTCCATCGAGGACACCGTCAATTACGGCATCGCCTTCACGGTGATTGAAAAGATCGTCACTGGACATCGCCGTTTCCTGATCGAGGCGCTGGCGCTCGAAGTAGCGAAGGCACTGACTTCACGGTTTCCGCAGATCAGGAAGGCCGAGATCACCGTGCGCAAGCCCAACGCACCGGTGCCCGGCGTGCTCGATTTCGTCGAGGTGACCGTTGTCTGGCCAGAGTAACAATAACACGGTCTATCTCAGCCTTGGCGGCAATCTCGGCGATCCCTCGGCCTCGATGGCCACGGCGCTGCGCCTGCTGGACGCCGACGAGAACACGCGTGTCATCGCCGTCTCCTCGCTCTATCGCACGCCGCCCTGGGGCAAGCTCGACCAGCCGGATTTCCTCAACGCCGCTGCCAAAATCTCGACCGCGTTGGCGCCAAGGGCGCTGCTCGACCTCTGCCTCGACGCCGAGCGCAAGCTGAAGCGGGTGCGCGAGGAGCGCTGGGGTCCGCGCCTGATCGACATCGACATATTGGTGTTCGGCGACCGCATCATCCACGAGACCGGTCTGGAAGTGCCCCATCCCCGGATGCTGGAGCGCGCCTTCGTTCTGGCGCCCTTGGCAGAGATCGCGCCGGATCTGGCGGTGGGCGGCAGGAGCGTGACCGAGCGGCTCAGCGCCGTCGATACGTCAGGCATAGAGCGGCTGGCTTCCGGCCGCGACTGGTGGCTGGGTTAACCGGAGAAGCCGCCGCCATCGAGAAATGCCTGTTCGTCCGCCGTCGTCTCGCGGCCAAGCATCTTGTTCCTGTGCGGAAAGCGGCCGAAACGCTCGATGATGTCGCGATGCTCGATGGCGTATTTCACATACTCCGGCGCCCTGGCGGTGGTGAGCTCGACCGATCTGTCCTGGTCGGCGGGCAGTTCCGAATGTTCGTAGGGCAGGTACAGGAAGACGCGCAGGTTTTCTTCCAGCGCAAGGTCGTGGCCGGCAGCGATCGCCTTGGCGGCAAAATACCGCGCCAGCGGATCGGTGGCGTACATATGGCCTGAGCCGCGAAAGCAGTTGCGCGGAAACTGGTCGAGCAGGATCATCAGCGCCAGCGAACCCTCGGCATGCTCCGACCATGCGTCGCACTCTCGCCGCGCGGCGGCAAAGTGCAGGTCGAGAAACCTGCTGCGGAAATCCGCGTCGAAGGCGTCGTTCTTCTCGAACCACGCGTCTTCGCCGGCCTCGCGCCAGAATTTGGTGACGGCGAGCGCGCGCTCATCCAATGCGGTCATCAGCTTTCCCCCTGATCGGCGGGCTCGGGCTTGTGCAGCACGCCGGCGGTCTCTTCGTTCAGGGCCTGGCCGGGCCGGCGCGGTTGCGTCAGCGGCGTCGGGATCGGCGTGCCGGTATTGCCCCTGAGGAAACGTTGCCCGGCGCGGACGCCTTCGGCCAGCTGCGTCTCCAGTCGGGCATTGTCGCGCCGTCGCACATCCTCGATGACATTGGCGACATCTTCCGGCTCGACGCCCAAAACCTCGAGCGCGGAACCGCCGAAGACGAGGGCCGATTCGAAGGTCTCGCGCAGCTGGAAGTCGACCCCGGCGCGGATGAGCGACAGGGCGGTGCCGCGATCGAAGGCACGCGCCAGGACAGTCAGCAACGGGAACTCCGCCTTGATCAGTTCCGCCATGCGCACCGTGGCGTCCGGCTTGTCGACGCAGATCAGCACGGCGCGCGCGCGGCCTGCACCTGCGGCGCGCAGAATGTCGAGCCGCGTGCCGTCGCCATAATAGACCTTGAAGCCGAAATCGGCGGCCGCCTGGATCATTTCGACATCATTGTCGATGATCGACACATCGATGCCGCGCAACAAAAGCGGCTGGCTGGCGATCTGGCCGAAACGGCCGAAGCCGATGACCAGCACACTGCCGGTAAGGCCGTCGGCGATGTCGACGCCTTCAAGCGACTGCTCGTCGCGCGGCGTCACATATTTGAGCGCAATGATGGCCAGCGGCGTCAGCACCATGGAGATGATGATGATCGCGGTCAGCGTTGCGTTGGCCCGGCTGTCGATGATGCCAACCGCCGCCGCGGCCGAATAGAGGACGAAGGCGAATTCGCCGCCTTGCGCCATGATCACGGCGCGTTCCAGCGCTTCACGATGACCGCTCTTCAGCAAGCGGGCGACGAGGTAGATGCCGAGCGCATTCATCGCCATATAGGCGACGACATAGACGGCGATCAGCCGCCAGTTGTCGGCCACCACATGTAGGTCGAGCGACATGCCGACGGCGAGGAAGAAAAGGCCAAGCAGGATGCCGCGGAATGGCTCGACGTCGGCCTCCAGCTGGTGGCGGAAGGTCGATTCCGACAACAGCACGCCGGCGAGGAAGGCGCCCATCGCCATCGAGAGGCCGGAAAGCTGCATGACCAGCGCCGACCCCAGCACGACCAGAAGGGCTGCCGCCGTCATGACTTCGCGCGCCTTGGCGTCGGCCAGGATGCGGAAGAACGGGTTGAGCAGATAGCGGCCGGCCACCACCAGCCCGACGATGGCGCCAAGACCGATGCCGATTTCGGTCAGCCTTTGCTGCAGGGTCATCTCGCTGCCGCCCGGCGCCAGGAAGGCGACCAGCGCCAGAAGCGGCACGATTGCCAGATCCTCGAGCAGCAGGATGGACACGATGCGCTGGCCCTTGGGGCTGGCCATCTCGCCACGCTCTTCCAGAAGCTGCATGACGATCGCCGTCGAGGTCAGGACAAAGCCGGCGCCGGCAACGAAGGATTGCGCGATCGGAAAGCCGCCGGCGAGACCGACACCGGTGAGCAGCAAGGCGCAGACGCCGACCTGCAGCGCGCCGAGGCCGAAAATCTCGCGGCGCAGGCCCCATAGCCGCGACGGCTGCATCTCCAGCCCGATGATGAACAGGAACATGACCACGCCGAGTTCGGCGACATGCAGGATGGCTTCCGATTCGGAAAAAATGCCAATACCGAACGGGCCGATGACCACGCCCGCGGCGAGATAGCCTAGGATCGAGCCCAGCCCCATGCGTTTGAAGATCGGAACGGCGACGACGCCTGCGGCAAGCAGCGCCACCACCTGAATGAGATCGCTGCCCGATGCTTCCGCTGCCATGCCTCTTGTCCCTGTGTCCGACAGCACTCCTTGCATGCACCGGGAGCGGGAGGCAAGGGCGGGAAGCCTGCCAGGATGGGTAGGGTGCCGTGGCAGCGATTCCCCGGTGGAACAACAGTCTGCGCTTGCCTGTCGGACGGCCGGTATCTATATCTGACAAATGCCTGATTATTCGTCCCGGCCGTCGCCGCTGCCACATATCCCGATGGATGCGCTCAGCGAAGTTCTGCAAGACTTTCGCTTGAGTGGCGTCAACTATGGCCGCTGCGAACTCCGGCACCCATGGAGCATAGACTTTCCGCAACAACAACTGCTTCGTTTTCACTTTGTCGGCCAGGGTCCATGCTGGATTCACACCGAAGCGCAAGGCTGGCAGGAGTTGCGCGATGGCGATCTGGTGCTGCTGCCGCAAGGCATCGCCCATCGGCTGGCGAGTGCGCCGGACGTGGTGGGCGACTCGCTCGAGGGCTGCCAGGTGATCAAGTTGGGCGGCAACGTTTGCGAAGTGATACGGCAGGGAACGGGCGCGACAAGCACCCTTTTCTGCGGCTCCATGTCTCTCGGCTCCTATGCGCTCAATCCGTTGATCACGTTGATGCCGCCTCTCATCAAGGGTTGCGACGTGGCCGGCAATGACCCGATGGTCGGCCCTTTGCTGGCGGCCATGACGGTGGAGGCCGCGCAACCGCAGATGGGCAGCGCCACCATCCTGTCGCGTATGGCGGATTTGCTGACAGCCAGGCTCATACGCTGCTGGGTCAATTGCAACGGCGCCTCGACCATCGGTTGGCTTGCAGCCATCCGCGACCCCCATATAGGGCGCGCTCTGGCGGCCATGCATCGCGATCCCGGCCACAACTGGACGCTGGGAAGCCTGGCCGGCGTGGCAGGCCAATCGCGTTCGATTTTCGCCGAGCGCTTCAGCGCGGTATTGGGTGAGGGCGCCGCACATTATCTCGCCCGCCTGCGCATGCAGCTTGCCCGCGAATTGCTGGGCCAAAACGGCTTGTCTGTTGCCGAAGTCGCTACCCGTTTGGGCTATGATTCCGAGGCGTCCTTCGCCCGCGCGTTCAAGCGCATCACCAATGTCTCGCCAGGCGTTGTGCGCCGCACAATTCCCGGACGAATGGATATGAATTTCGGATTTTAAGGTACATAACATCCGGGCGGACTCGCCTATCTAAGATCTCCAAACTGTGGAGATCTTCCCGTGACTGACACAACATTACAGCTTGAAGACGCCGCCATTGGCCTTGATGCCGATGCACCAGCCGCGTGGAGCGCGGCCACCTGGTTCGCGGTCCTTTCATTGGCGGCCACCAGCTTTGCCCTGGTGTCTGCCGAATTCTTGCCGGCAGGTCTGTTGACGCCGATGGCGCGCGATCTCGGCATCAGCGAGGGAACGGCCGGACAGGTCGTCACCGCCACCGCTTCCGTTGGCGCCGTGACGGCCATGTTGAGCAATGTTCTCATCGGTCGATTGAACCGCAAGGCGGTGCTGGTTGGCCTCATGGCCCTGGCGGTCGGTTCCAATATTCTTGCGGCGCTGGCGCCCAATTTCTGGCTGCTGTTGCTGGGCCGGGCCGGGTTGGGGATCGCTCTTAGCGCTTTCTGGGCACTTTCCGTTGCCGTCGTGGCGCGGCTGGTTGGCGCCAATGCGACAGGTCGCGGCATGGCGATCGTGACCCTCGGCGTCTCGCTCGCCACCATTGCCGCGCCGTCGATGGGTGCGTTGATCAGTGACTGGCTGGGATGGCGCAGCGCCATGGCCATGACGGCGGGGCTGGCCGCGCTTGCCATGCTGCTGCAGCTTCTCAGCCTGCCGACCTTGCCTGCGGCGGCAAGCAACAGCCTTGCAGACGTCTTTCGGCTGACACGGCGGCGTGGCATCCAACTCGGCATGCTTGCCATTGTTCTGCTGATGACCGGGCATTTTGCCGGCTCGGTCTATGTGCGCCCGTTCCTCGAACAGGTGACGCTCCTCACAACCGGGCCGATTGCCCTGGCGCTGCTCGGGTTCGGCATCGCCGCTGTGATCGGCAATATTGCCGGTGGCCGCCTGGCCGACACCAACATCCACATGGCCCTCGCAGTTACCGCCGCGTTGATGGCGTTTGCGGCACTCGCTTTGGTGCTTTGGGGCGCGCAAACCGGCGTTGCCTTCGGCTTTGTTACGCTGTGGGGCTTCGCCTTCGGCATGGCGCCGGTGGTGCTGCCGACCAATATGTCCCGCGCGGCGCCTGATGCGCTGGAAGCAGCAGGCAGCCTGATGGTCACTTCCTTCCAGGTTGCCATCACCGTCGGCGCGGTTGTCGGCGGTTATGTCGTGGACACCTATGGCGCTACTGGGCCTTTGACCCTAACCGCCGTCCTTGCCGCGGCGACGGCCGCACTGGCGCTGCTGCAGCCTCGTGGCTGAAACCTTGCTTCGTCTGACACGGGCGGCCTCAATCAGGCCGTCCGCGCCGTTGCAGCAGCGCTGCACAAGTTTATGCGCCGCACACGTTGCGTTTTGCCGCAATCGGCGGCTATGGGACGCCAGGCTTCGGCCGTTGGAAGGCAGCGACGATCAAGTTCTGCCTTCGTGAGGAGAATGACTGACATGAAGAAGTTTTTGCTCGTCGGCGTGGGTGTCGCCATGCTTGCCGCATCGGCCTGTTCGAAGGCGCCTGAATGCACGCAGGAAATCGCGGCCAAGAAGGCGCAGGAAATGACCGCCGCGCTGCAGGAGGCGATCACCAAGGATCCGTCCAAGGCCGCCGACCTGACCGCCAAGGTGCAGGCTGTGACGACCAAATATCAGGGCGCCACCACGCCGGCCGACGCCTGCAAGGCCTATGACGAGCTGACGGCCGCCATCAAGGGCTGATTCTTCGTTCGGAAATTGAGAAAGGCGGTGGCTCGAGTAGCCGCCGCCTTTTTTTGCTGGTGTTCTTAAAGCGCATCGCGCTGACACGAAGGACGGCCGGCACGCACAGGACCCTGACACGTTGGCCTTGCTGTGGCTTGGGCCGTCGGAGACGCTGACATCGTCGGTTGCGCGCCACATGTCCGATCGCGGCAGAAAGGTGCCGCACCGAGCGGCCCGTGCTTGAGGAGCGCCGACCCGGCCGCAAGGTGGCCTGTCATTTTCCGACATCGAGCTGAGCGGAATCGCTCAGCTATCGCGCAGTGCAACCCCGTTCCGCGCTTTTTGGGGGAACCGCTTGAGAGTCAGTTTTTGGCGATGGAGCCAACTTCGACGGCATCGACGCGCTTGAGGCTCATGCCGATGACCGGCACCAGCTGCTGGTCGACGCGCACGGCGATGGTCACCGTCATCGAATTGTCGTCGGGAATGCGGGCCTGCATGACGCCGCGCAGCTGGTTGCGGTTGATGGTGAAGACGACTTTGCGGGCATCGACCACGTTGCCGCCGATGATGTCCAGGCCCGACCCCGCGGCGCCGCCCATGAAATTGCCCTTGTAGTCGCGGCCCTTGCGCTCGACGGTCGCCGACATTTTCTGGGTGAAGACACCGACGCGGCAGTCGCCATCGAGCGTCATGCCGGTCTTGTTGTCCGGCGTCGAGCCGTCGAAGCTGCAGGTGAACTTCGTGCCCTTGTATTTGCCGGCGATGATTTCGCCCGGGCCGACCCATTTGCCTTCGACGGTGCGGAAGAACTGTTTGTCGGGCTCGGCTGCAAAGGCTTTCCCGGTCGGGCCCAGAGGTGCTGCAAGCGCGACCAGGGGCAGGACGCAGGACAAGATTACGCTTTTCATAGACGACACCCGGCAACAAGGAGGCTGTTGTTGGACGACCATGAACAAGATTGGTTAATGCTTGGTGACCGCGAGAGGGCGTTCACTTGGTCGAGGCGGGTGCTTCATTCTCTTTTCTGGCCGCAAACGAGGTCAGCGCCGACAGGAAATCGCCCATACCCGGCCGCCTGCCGGCAATGAAGGGCAGGGGCCGCGCCGTCTCCATGGCAGCAATGCCGATACGCGCCGTCATCATGCCGTTGACCACGCCTTCGCCGAGTTTCGCCGAAAGCCGTGCGGCAAGGCCATGGCCGACGATCTGCTGGACAAAGCTGTCGCCGACGGCGATCGAGCCGGTCACCGCCAGATGGGCAAGAACGCTGCGCGCCAGCCGGAAAAAGCCCAGCGTGCCCGGCCTGCCGCCGTAGAGTTCGGACAAGCGGCGGATCAGGCGCCCGGCCTCGAACACGACATAGGCAACGTCTACGAGTGCGCGGGGGCTGACGGCGGTGACCAGCGACACGCGTTTGGCTGCTTCGAGGATCATCACCTTGGCTCTCGCATCGAGCGGCCCGAGAATCTCGGCTTCGGCCAGTCGCACCAGATTGCCGCCATCAATGATCTCGCCGCGCAATTCGGCCAGGGAGCGCCTGCCGGCCGCGGTTTCGGGTTTCGCAGCGACAAAGGCCGAAAGCTCTTCGACGACGGCCCTTGCAGCCTTCGGATCGTCGCGCGCCATGGCATCGAGCGCCCGCTTTTGCAGTTTTTCGACCTCGGCCAGCCGGGCGATAGCCAAGAATTCGCGCACCAGCACGACCGCGAGGGCCAACACGGCAATTGCGGCCATTCCCGCTGCCAGCCACCCCAGCCACTCTGCGCGCTCGAACAGGTCGCGGATGAGTTGGTCGGTCCACAGGCCGACGGCGAGCGAAACCAGCACGCCGACCGCGCCGAAAAACAGGCTGGCAAACAGCGAGCGCCTGCGTGGCGCGGTCGCCGGCGGCGGTTCGGCGGCGACAATGTCGGGTTCCTCGAAGACATCGATCTCGGCCGGCACGACGACGGCGCGCGACTTGCGTGCCGGCGGCTCGGCATGGGGGCGGCGCGTTTCCTGCTTCGGTTCGGCCTCCGGCTCGATGCGGAAAGCTGCCGGTCTGCGGGGCGCGGTCATGCCAGATGGTCTCCGATCAGGAACTGCAAGGCGCGGTCGAGCCTGATATGCGGCAGCGACAGCGTGACGCCTTCAGCGGTGCGTTCGAGCTTTGGCGGGCGAAAGCGCACGAAACGGATCGCCGGATCGTCGCTGCTCTGCCGGTGGTCGGCTTCGGAAACGTCGAAAACCGCGTCAATTTTCTCCGGCAAGTCCCCGGGAAATATGGCGGTTTCGGCTTTGCCATCAAAGGTTTCGCCGTTGATCTTCTCGCCCTTCAGCGGCGTGCCGATGATCACCGGCAGGGTTTCGCGGCCTTGCTTGACCGTGCCTTCGCGCGTCGCGCGCACCGCCGCCATGGCGACCACGTCGACATCGGCGCCGGTGAAATTTGCCCGCGCCACGGCGCGGTCGGCAAGCCGCCGCACGATTGCCTGCAGCCGGTCATGGCTTTCGTGATGCAAATGGTCGGCCTTGGTCGCGGCAACCAGGATGCGGTCGATGCGGCGTGAAAACAGGTCGGTGAGGAAATTGCCTCGGCCAGGACGGAAACAGGAGAGGATTTCGGTCACCGCGCGTTCCAGGTCGGCCATCGCGCCGGGGCCGGCGTTCAGCGCCTGCATGGCGTCGATCACCACGATCTGGCGGTCGAGGCGGGTGATGTGTTCGCGGAAGAACGGTTTCACCACATGCGTCTTGTAGGCCTCGTAGCGGCGCTCCATCATCGCTTGCAGCGAGCCGGAGCGCGGCCGTTTCTCACCCTTGAGCAGCAAGGGCGCGAAGGTCAGCGCCGGCGATCCCTCGAGGTCGCCAGGCATCAGGAAACGGCCGGGCGGCAAGGTCGAAAGCGCCCGCTCGTCGAACTTGCAGGCCTTGAGGTAGGCGGCAAAACTCTCGGCGAGGCGCCGCGCCGTCATCTCGTCGGCGTCGGCATTGGGGTCGATCCTCGCCGACAGCGCCCGCCAGTCCTGCGACAGGTCGGCCCGCACCGGCAGCATAGCCATCTCAAAAGCTTCATGCGAAAAATCGGCGAAGGATTTGCCGAGCAGCGGCAGGTCGAGCAGCCATTCGCCGGGGTAGTCGACGATGTCGACCGACAATCGGCCGCTGGAAAACATCCGGTTCCAACCGGAGGCAGACTCATATTCGATGGTGAGCCTGAGTTCCGAAATGGCGCGCGTCGAGTCCGGCCAGACACGGTCGTTGACCAGGGCGGAGATATGGTCCTCGTACTGAAAACGCGGCACGGCATCGTCCGGCTGTTCCTCGAGGAAGGCGCGAGCGATCCGTCCCGACTTCTGCGCCTCGAACAGCGGCAGGCGCCCGCCATGGATGAGATTGTGGACGAGAGCCGAGATGAACACCGTCTTACCGGCCCGGGACAGGCCGGTAACGCCCAGCCGAAGCGACGGCGAAAAAAGCCCGCTCGCACGCCCCGACAGCGTATCCAGGGCAATTCTCGCTTCGTCGGTGAAAGTGGTCAGCGATGATGCCAAAATCTGTTCTCTCAGGCGTGCTCTCTTGCGCCGATATAGGCTTTGCGGTTCAAGTTTGAAATGGCGCCCGGCCTCGGCCGGCTCGGCTCAGAGATCGACGGGCGTCAGGAAGGCTTCGAGGTAGCCCGCGCCTTGCGCAGCCTCGGTGAGGGTGCCGTCGAAGCGCACGACCGCAAGGCCGGAGGTCGGGAAACCATGGTTCATGATGGCCCGAGCAGCCTCGTCGCCGTCGCCCGAGACCGCCATGGCAAGGTCTTCCGTCATCGGATTGTGGCCGATGACCAGCAGCGAGCCGGGGCCGCCATTGCTGCGGATGATGGCGAGGTAGCCGGCGGCATCCTCGCTGTAGAGCGTGTCGAAGAACAGCACCCGGCCGGTATCGGTGTGGCCGGCGATGCCTTCCAGCGTCTGGCGCGCCCGCTTGGCGTTGGAGCAGAGCGTGATATCGGGGATGTAGTTGCGGGCACGCATCGCCGTCCCCATCATTTCGGCATCGGCAATGCCGGATGCGTCGAGCGGGCGATCGAAGTCGCGCACGCCGGGCAGGGCCCAGCCAGCCTTCGCATGCCTCAACAGATACAGTCTGCTCACCGGACCCCCAATGGTGTGCTGCCCACCAATGACAC
This region of Mesorhizobium sp. C432A genomic DNA includes:
- the folP gene encoding dihydropteroate synthase, whose protein sequence is MTTRRWQLAHGRHLDLGEKAIVVGILNVTPDSFSDGGLFITHDQAVVQAHRMVEEGAAVIDIGGESTRPGASPVAPEEEQARILPVIAALAGSGEALMSVDTYREETARLAVAAGAHIVNDVWGLQREPGIARVAAETGAGLVIMHTGRERQKLPDVIADQFLFLKASLEIARRSGVADDHIVLDAGFGFAKETAEENLDLMARFSELKELGFPLMAGTSRKRFIGTVTGREAGARAAGTAATSVILRLKGADLFRVHDVAINMDALAVADAMLAREKPGR
- the folB gene encoding dihydroneopterin aldolase, coding for MYVIRMKNCAFFARHGVLDEEEALGQRFYVDAELTVEPSRPLEDDSIEDTVNYGIAFTVIEKIVTGHRRFLIEALALEVAKALTSRFPQIRKAEITVRKPNAPVPGVLDFVEVTVVWPE
- the folK gene encoding 2-amino-4-hydroxy-6-hydroxymethyldihydropteridine diphosphokinase — its product is MSGQSNNNTVYLSLGGNLGDPSASMATALRLLDADENTRVIAVSSLYRTPPWGKLDQPDFLNAAAKISTALAPRALLDLCLDAERKLKRVREERWGPRLIDIDILVFGDRIIHETGLEVPHPRMLERAFVLAPLAEIAPDLAVGGRSVTERLSAVDTSGIERLASGRDWWLG
- a CDS encoding DUF924 family protein — protein: MTALDERALAVTKFWREAGEDAWFEKNDAFDADFRSRFLDLHFAAARRECDAWSEHAEGSLALMILLDQFPRNCFRGSGHMYATDPLARYFAAKAIAAGHDLALEENLRVFLYLPYEHSELPADQDRSVELTTARAPEYVKYAIEHRDIIERFGRFPHRNKMLGRETTADEQAFLDGGGFSG
- a CDS encoding monovalent cation:proton antiporter-2 (CPA2) family protein — its product is MAAEASGSDLIQVVALLAAGVVAVPIFKRMGLGSILGYLAAGVVIGPFGIGIFSESEAILHVAELGVVMFLFIIGLEMQPSRLWGLRREIFGLGALQVGVCALLLTGVGLAGGFPIAQSFVAGAGFVLTSTAIVMQLLEERGEMASPKGQRIVSILLLEDLAIVPLLALVAFLAPGGSEMTLQQRLTEIGIGLGAIVGLVVAGRYLLNPFFRILADAKAREVMTAAALLVVLGSALVMQLSGLSMAMGAFLAGVLLSESTFRHQLEADVEPFRGILLGLFFLAVGMSLDLHVVADNWRLIAVYVVAYMAMNALGIYLVARLLKSGHREALERAVIMAQGGEFAFVLYSAAAAVGIIDSRANATLTAIIIISMVLTPLAIIALKYVTPRDEQSLEGVDIADGLTGSVLVIGFGRFGQIASQPLLLRGIDVSIIDNDVEMIQAAADFGFKVYYGDGTRLDILRAAGAGRARAVLICVDKPDATVRMAELIKAEFPLLTVLARAFDRGTALSLIRAGVDFQLRETFESALVFGGSALEVLGVEPEDVANVIEDVRRRDNARLETQLAEGVRAGQRFLRGNTGTPIPTPLTQPRRPGQALNEETAGVLHKPEPADQGES
- a CDS encoding AraC family transcriptional regulator gives rise to the protein MPDYSSRPSPLPHIPMDALSEVLQDFRLSGVNYGRCELRHPWSIDFPQQQLLRFHFVGQGPCWIHTEAQGWQELRDGDLVLLPQGIAHRLASAPDVVGDSLEGCQVIKLGGNVCEVIRQGTGATSTLFCGSMSLGSYALNPLITLMPPLIKGCDVAGNDPMVGPLLAAMTVEAAQPQMGSATILSRMADLLTARLIRCWVNCNGASTIGWLAAIRDPHIGRALAAMHRDPGHNWTLGSLAGVAGQSRSIFAERFSAVLGEGAAHYLARLRMQLARELLGQNGLSVAEVATRLGYDSEASFARAFKRITNVSPGVVRRTIPGRMDMNFGF
- a CDS encoding MFS transporter, producing the protein MTDTTLQLEDAAIGLDADAPAAWSAATWFAVLSLAATSFALVSAEFLPAGLLTPMARDLGISEGTAGQVVTATASVGAVTAMLSNVLIGRLNRKAVLVGLMALAVGSNILAALAPNFWLLLLGRAGLGIALSAFWALSVAVVARLVGANATGRGMAIVTLGVSLATIAAPSMGALISDWLGWRSAMAMTAGLAALAMLLQLLSLPTLPAAASNSLADVFRLTRRRGIQLGMLAIVLLMTGHFAGSVYVRPFLEQVTLLTTGPIALALLGFGIAAVIGNIAGGRLADTNIHMALAVTAALMAFAALALVLWGAQTGVAFGFVTLWGFAFGMAPVVLPTNMSRAAPDALEAAGSLMVTSFQVAITVGAVVGGYVVDTYGATGPLTLTAVLAAATAALALLQPRG
- a CDS encoding TIGR01620 family protein — translated: MTAPRRPAAFRIEPEAEPKQETRRPHAEPPARKSRAVVVPAEIDVFEEPDIVAAEPPPATAPRRRSLFASLFFGAVGVLVSLAVGLWTDQLIRDLFERAEWLGWLAAGMAAIAVLALAVVLVREFLAIARLAEVEKLQKRALDAMARDDPKAARAVVEELSAFVAAKPETAAGRRSLAELRGEIIDGGNLVRLAEAEILGPLDARAKVMILEAAKRVSLVTAVSPRALVDVAYVVFEAGRLIRRLSELYGGRPGTLGFFRLARSVLAHLAVTGSIAVGDSFVQQIVGHGLAARLSAKLGEGVVNGMMTARIGIAAMETARPLPFIAGRRPGMGDFLSALTSFAARKENEAPASTK
- a CDS encoding YcjX family protein yields the protein MASSLTTFTDEARIALDTLSGRASGLFSPSLRLGVTGLSRAGKTVFISALVHNLIHGGRLPLFEAQKSGRIARAFLEEQPDDAVPRFQYEDHISALVNDRVWPDSTRAISELRLTIEYESASGWNRMFSSGRLSVDIVDYPGEWLLDLPLLGKSFADFSHEAFEMAMLPVRADLSQDWRALSARIDPNADADEMTARRLAESFAAYLKACKFDERALSTLPPGRFLMPGDLEGSPALTFAPLLLKGEKRPRSGSLQAMMERRYEAYKTHVVKPFFREHITRLDRQIVVIDAMQALNAGPGAMADLERAVTEILSCFRPGRGNFLTDLFSRRIDRILVAATKADHLHHESHDRLQAIVRRLADRAVARANFTGADVDVVAMAAVRATREGTVKQGRETLPVIIGTPLKGEKINGETFDGKAETAIFPGDLPEKIDAVFDVSEADHRQSSDDPAIRFVRFRPPKLERTAEGVTLSLPHIRLDRALQFLIGDHLA
- a CDS encoding histidine phosphatase family protein, which gives rise to MSRLYLLRHAKAGWALPGVRDFDRPLDASGIADAEMMGTAMRARNYIPDITLCSNAKRARQTLEGIAGHTDTGRVLFFDTLYSEDAAGYLAIIRSNGGPGSLLVIGHNPMTEDLAMAVSGDGDEAARAIMNHGFPTSGLAVVRFDGTLTEAAQGAGYLEAFLTPVDL